A stretch of the Thermoleophilaceae bacterium genome encodes the following:
- a CDS encoding type II secretion system protein, with protein MKYTREDPRREGEAGFTLIELLVVMGISLIVGAAALMAIQTSQTSTAKTAARQEAVQQAEVALDRLTGETRQAVAVRLWSTGFLDLKTRVRVNGAPSTLRRIQYDCTDLAACTRKDCGTVSSTGTLLSLEQDCSTGTAVPIIRGLDQVTFGAELQGAAVAVPPARETVNASPVFDHVTVAMRVRLDDKPSGRQSVKDLDPVEIRGGVTLENVN; from the coding sequence ATGAAATACACCCGGGAAGACCCTCGTAGGGAAGGCGAGGCGGGCTTCACCCTGATCGAGCTGCTCGTTGTCATGGGTATCTCGCTGATCGTCGGTGCCGCCGCGCTGATGGCCATCCAGACGAGCCAGACGAGCACGGCCAAGACGGCCGCCCGCCAGGAGGCCGTGCAGCAGGCCGAGGTCGCGCTGGACCGCCTCACCGGCGAGACGCGCCAGGCGGTGGCCGTCCGGCTGTGGAGCACCGGGTTCCTCGACCTCAAGACGCGTGTGCGCGTGAACGGCGCCCCATCCACGCTGCGGCGCATCCAGTACGACTGCACGGATCTCGCGGCATGTACACGCAAGGACTGCGGCACGGTGTCGTCCACCGGCACCCTCCTGAGCCTCGAGCAGGACTGCAGCACCGGCACCGCGGTGCCGATCATCCGCGGGCTGGACCAGGTGACCTTCGGGGCCGAGCTCCAGGGCGCAGCCGTGGCCGTTCCGCCCGCGCGCGAGACCGTGAACGCATCGCCGGTGTTCGACCACGTGACGGTGGCGATGCGCGTGCGCCTCGACGACAAGCCCTCCGGGCGGCAGTCGGTCAAGGACCTCGACCCAGTGGAGATCCGGGGGGGTGTGACGCTTGAGAACGTCAACTGA
- a CDS encoding prepilin peptidase, which yields MRPHAAHSKRPGVGLLMAVSLVAGTAVGVLGAAIGSFLNVVIHRLPAGESIVSPGSRCPSCRTALAPYDNVPVVSWLVLRGSCRSCGTSISPRYPLVELLTAALFAVVAVVNGVDERLALSLPFVAVLMAVAAIDLDHRIIPNRILAPAAVYAVAAAAVVAPGDLPELLAAGGGAFAFLLVTALVYPAGMGMGDVKLAGVMGLYLGVAVVPALLVAFVAGSLVGIVMLAREGAAARKKGIPFGPFLALGGLVGLLAGAELIDLYVQNFL from the coding sequence GTGCGCCCCCACGCCGCCCACTCCAAGCGACCCGGCGTCGGGCTGCTGATGGCCGTGTCGCTGGTCGCGGGCACCGCTGTGGGCGTCCTGGGGGCGGCCATCGGCAGCTTCCTCAACGTGGTCATCCACCGCCTCCCCGCCGGCGAGTCGATCGTGTCGCCGGGCTCGCGCTGCCCGTCGTGCCGCACGGCGCTCGCGCCCTACGACAACGTGCCGGTGGTCTCGTGGCTCGTGCTGCGCGGGAGCTGCCGCAGCTGCGGCACGTCGATCTCGCCGCGCTACCCGCTGGTGGAGCTGCTCACCGCGGCGCTGTTCGCAGTGGTGGCCGTCGTCAACGGGGTTGACGAGCGGCTCGCGCTCTCGCTTCCGTTCGTGGCGGTGCTGATGGCCGTCGCGGCGATCGACCTCGACCACCGCATCATCCCCAACCGCATCCTGGCCCCGGCCGCGGTGTACGCCGTGGCGGCCGCCGCGGTGGTGGCGCCCGGCGACCTGCCCGAGCTGCTGGCGGCGGGAGGCGGGGCGTTCGCCTTCCTGCTGGTCACGGCGCTCGTCTACCCGGCGGGGATGGGGATGGGCGACGTGAAGCTGGCCGGCGTCATGGGCCTGTACCTCGGCGTCGCCGTCGTGCCGGCGCTGCTCGTGGCCTTCGTCGCCGGCTCGCTCGTCGGGATCGTCATGCTCGCCCGCGAGGGGGCGGCCGCGCGCAAGAAGGGCATCCCGTTCGGGCCGTTCCTGGCGCTCGGCGGCCTGGTCGGGCTGCTGGCCGGCGCCGAGCTGATCGACCTATACGTGCAGAACTTCCTGTAG
- the pilM gene encoding pilus assembly protein PilM: protein MTPFSKNNSSREPVGLDVDSAYVAAVQASAGRIAAGASIDLPDGLVVEGEVADVDGLAAVLKEFFKQNGLPRSVRLGVANQQVAVRELELPRIDDEADLAAAIRFKAEEAVPMPLGEAVLDHQVIGHGTSLEGTPTTQVMVVAARQGMVERLADAVRGAGLKPAGIDLNAFALVRLLAPPSDSDEQARVYCHLAGVANLAVAVGSNCLFTRTLSVVPAAEAELAAAQLAEEIQPSIDYYLAQPGAKVVGDVVLSGPGAGAQGLADALSPLLGVPISVADPLGTLNRVGLPPGENPQRHTIAAGLALGAAA, encoded by the coding sequence ATGACGCCTTTCTCGAAGAACAACAGCTCCCGCGAGCCCGTTGGCCTGGATGTCGACAGCGCCTACGTGGCCGCCGTCCAGGCGTCCGCCGGGCGCATCGCCGCCGGCGCCAGCATCGATCTCCCCGACGGCCTGGTGGTCGAGGGCGAGGTCGCCGACGTGGACGGCCTGGCCGCCGTGCTGAAGGAGTTCTTCAAGCAGAACGGTCTGCCGCGCTCCGTGCGCCTGGGCGTGGCCAACCAGCAGGTGGCCGTCCGCGAGCTCGAGCTGCCGCGCATCGACGACGAGGCCGATCTCGCCGCCGCCATCCGCTTCAAGGCCGAGGAGGCCGTCCCCATGCCGCTCGGCGAGGCGGTGCTCGACCACCAGGTGATCGGGCACGGCACGAGCCTCGAAGGCACCCCCACCACGCAGGTGATGGTGGTCGCCGCCCGCCAGGGCATGGTCGAGCGCCTGGCCGATGCTGTGCGTGGCGCCGGCCTCAAGCCCGCGGGCATCGACCTGAACGCGTTCGCGCTCGTCCGCCTGCTCGCCCCGCCGTCGGATTCCGACGAGCAGGCGCGCGTGTACTGCCACCTCGCGGGGGTGGCCAACCTCGCCGTCGCCGTGGGGTCCAACTGCCTCTTCACCCGCACCCTCTCGGTGGTCCCGGCCGCGGAGGCCGAGCTGGCCGCGGCGCAGCTCGCCGAGGAGATCCAGCCCTCCATCGACTACTACCTCGCCCAGCCGGGCGCCAAGGTCGTGGGCGACGTGGTGCTCTCCGGTCCCGGGGCCGGCGCCCAGGGCCTGGCCGACGCCCTGTCGCCGCTGCTCGGCGTGCCGATCTCGGTGGCCGACCCGCTCGGCACGCTCAACCGCGTGGGCCTCCCGCCCGGCGAGAACCCGCAGCGCCACACGATCGCAGCCGGCCTGGCGCTGGGAGCGGCGGCGTGA
- a CDS encoding PilN domain-containing protein, whose translation MRAVNLLPASRRTQDGGSRPGSAYVVLGVLGALLVAVVMYVLTANGLTGKQDELATAQAETQAAQQRAAALGSFGDFASIKQTREATVSQLAQARLDWERLVRELSRVLPDDVYVSTLDASAGGAADAAAAAAGATGPTLGLTGCAPSNPDVATLMVRLRKLHRANEVALTSSARGQGEAGECGDGYGFGITVSFDPAPQAAAPEQVPAHLGGGA comes from the coding sequence GTGAGGGCGGTCAACCTTCTTCCGGCCAGCCGGCGCACCCAGGACGGCGGCAGCCGCCCCGGCAGCGCCTATGTCGTGCTCGGCGTGCTCGGCGCGCTGCTCGTGGCGGTGGTCATGTACGTGCTCACCGCCAACGGGCTCACCGGCAAGCAGGACGAGCTCGCGACGGCCCAGGCCGAGACCCAGGCCGCGCAGCAGCGGGCGGCGGCGCTCGGCAGCTTCGGCGACTTCGCGAGCATCAAGCAGACCCGCGAGGCCACGGTCAGCCAGCTGGCCCAGGCCCGCCTGGACTGGGAGCGGCTCGTGCGCGAGCTCTCGCGCGTGCTCCCCGACGACGTCTACGTGTCGACCCTGGACGCGAGCGCCGGCGGCGCCGCTGACGCGGCCGCCGCGGCGGCGGGGGCCACCGGCCCCACGCTCGGTCTCACCGGCTGCGCGCCGTCCAACCCGGACGTGGCGACGCTGATGGTCCGCCTGCGCAAGCTCCACCGCGCGAACGAGGTGGCCCTTACGAGCTCTGCCCGTGGCCAGGGCGAGGCCGGCGAGTGCGGCGACGGGTACGGCTTCGGCATCACAGTCAGCTTCGATCCGGCCCCGCAGGCGGCTGCGCCCGAGCAGGTTCCGGCGCACCTGGGCGGTGGCGCATGA
- the gspM gene encoding type II secretion system protein GspM — protein sequence MSITARDKKILAVLALVGVLAGYWFLLLSPKREEVAKVEEEVSAQQSQRDAAVAQARAAETAQASFESDYAELVRLGKAIPSSVDMPSLLIQLDRAAGGSHIDVDKVTVGARVPASGAAPAPAPPAEGAAAPGGEEAGSAPGQAAEGAAEDAQQVDTQTSESARDGSVPVGGGAGTAPAAAAGAPGVAGLDSVPIDFEFTGSFFDLADFFHELKRFVHLGEDGIVVRGRLMTIDNFSFGAGEGGDSGDGGLKATVKATVYLAPKAEGATAGATPAGPAPQGDATSAAAPTPPTAAVQP from the coding sequence ATGAGCATCACCGCGCGCGACAAGAAGATCCTGGCGGTCCTGGCTCTGGTCGGCGTGCTCGCCGGCTACTGGTTCCTCCTGCTCTCGCCCAAGCGCGAGGAGGTGGCCAAGGTGGAGGAGGAGGTGTCCGCCCAGCAGTCGCAGCGCGACGCCGCCGTCGCCCAGGCGCGGGCCGCCGAGACCGCGCAGGCCTCCTTCGAGTCCGACTACGCCGAGCTGGTGCGGCTGGGCAAGGCCATCCCGAGCAGCGTGGACATGCCGAGCCTGCTCATTCAGCTCGACCGTGCCGCCGGCGGCAGCCACATCGACGTGGACAAGGTCACCGTCGGCGCGCGCGTGCCCGCTTCCGGCGCCGCGCCGGCTCCCGCGCCGCCGGCCGAGGGCGCCGCCGCGCCGGGTGGCGAGGAGGCGGGCAGCGCCCCCGGCCAGGCCGCCGAGGGCGCCGCCGAGGACGCTCAGCAGGTCGACACCCAGACTTCCGAGAGCGCCCGCGACGGCTCCGTGCCCGTGGGTGGCGGCGCCGGGACGGCCCCGGCCGCCGCGGCCGGCGCCCCCGGCGTGGCCGGCCTCGACTCCGTGCCGATCGACTTCGAGTTCACGGGCAGCTTCTTCGACCTCGCCGACTTCTTCCACGAGCTCAAGCGCTTCGTGCACCTCGGCGAGGACGGCATCGTCGTGCGCGGGCGGCTGATGACGATCGACAACTTCTCCTTCGGCGCCGGCGAGGGCGGCGATAGCGGCGACGGCGGGCTCAAGGCCACCGTCAAGGCCACGGTCTACCTCGCCCCCAAGGCCGAGGGCGCCACCGCCGGGGCCACCCCGGCCGGGCCCGCCCCGCAGGGCGATGCCACGAGCGCCGCCGCGCCCACGCCCCCGACCGCCGCGGTGCAGCCATGA
- the aroC gene encoding chorismate synthase, producing MALRFTTAGESHGPGLTAVLEGLPAGLELTPADIDRDLARRQLGHGRGGRMKIEKDRAEVTSGVRHGRTLGSPVALRIENRDYANWEERMNPWPVDAEVAEVHLPRPGHADLAGVQKYGFSDVRNVLERASARETAARVAAGALAKAFLRSFGVEVLSHVTQIGTVSAPEGERLAPGDFAHVDESPVRCLDAAASDEMVAEIDRARKANESLGGVYEVIAFGLIPGLGSHVSWEERLDGRLAQAVMSIQAMKGVGIGNGFDLAGVVGSQAHDEIFWTEERGFHRETNRAGGLEGGMTTGDPLIVLGAMKPLPTLTKPLRSVDLATLEPAQALRERTDSCTVPAAGVVAEAMVALVLGTAYREKFGGDHVDDAAAALRAYEERIGWKR from the coding sequence ATGGCGCTCCGTTTCACCACCGCCGGAGAGTCGCACGGCCCGGGACTCACGGCCGTGCTCGAGGGCCTGCCCGCGGGTCTGGAGCTGACCCCCGCCGACATCGACCGCGATCTGGCGCGCCGCCAGCTCGGCCACGGCCGCGGCGGGCGGATGAAGATCGAGAAGGACCGCGCCGAGGTCACCTCCGGGGTGCGCCACGGCCGCACGCTCGGCAGCCCGGTGGCGCTGCGCATCGAGAACCGCGACTACGCCAACTGGGAGGAGCGGATGAACCCCTGGCCGGTGGATGCCGAGGTGGCGGAGGTGCACCTGCCGCGCCCCGGCCATGCCGACCTCGCCGGGGTGCAGAAGTACGGCTTCAGCGACGTGCGCAACGTGCTCGAGCGCGCCAGCGCGCGGGAGACCGCCGCGCGCGTTGCCGCCGGAGCGCTCGCCAAGGCGTTCCTGCGCAGCTTCGGGGTGGAGGTGCTCAGCCACGTCACGCAGATCGGCACGGTGAGCGCGCCCGAGGGCGAGCGGCTGGCGCCGGGGGACTTCGCCCACGTCGACGAGTCGCCCGTGCGCTGCCTCGACGCGGCGGCGAGCGATGAGATGGTGGCCGAGATCGACCGCGCGCGGAAGGCCAACGAGTCGCTCGGCGGCGTGTACGAGGTCATCGCCTTCGGCCTGATCCCCGGCCTGGGCTCCCACGTCTCCTGGGAGGAGCGCCTCGACGGGCGCCTGGCCCAGGCCGTCATGTCGATCCAGGCGATGAAGGGCGTGGGCATCGGCAACGGCTTCGACCTCGCGGGCGTGGTGGGCTCGCAGGCCCACGACGAGATCTTCTGGACCGAGGAGCGCGGCTTTCACCGCGAGACCAACCGCGCCGGCGGGCTGGAGGGCGGCATGACCACGGGCGACCCGCTCATCGTGCTCGGCGCCATGAAGCCGCTGCCCACGCTCACCAAGCCGCTGCGCTCGGTGGACCTCGCCACGTTGGAGCCGGCGCAGGCGCTGCGCGAGCGCACCGACTCCTGCACGGTCCCGGCCGCCGGCGTGGTGGCCGAGGCCATGGTGGCGCTCGTGCTGGGCACGGCCTACCGCGAGAAGTTCGGCGGCGACCACGTCGACGACGCCGCCGCCGCCCTGCGCGCCTACGAGGAGCGCATCGGGTGGAAGCGCTAG
- a CDS encoding bifunctional shikimate kinase/3-dehydroquinate synthase has product MEALEAAASPGRRALVFIGFMGAGKSSAARSVAAELGTQPLDSDRELERDLGETIEAFFDREGEPAFRAREEETVLRLLSHPDAGVMALGGGALASERVREALRDHVVVELEVDPDDAWRRASGKGRPLARDRGRFDQLHADRRTLYASVADASLPAGDINEARRALPALLALRDAPRGTRLVWALAASGDYPVFVGEGLVRSGFAWPGDGRRFVVTDETVARHHEVEGDWRVAIPPGETGKTMARAETVLREMARAGVERGDLVVAVGGGVVGDLAGFCAALYQRGMRHVQVPTSLVAQVDSAYGGKTGVDLPEAKNYAGAYHQPSAVIVDPSVLATLPPEERAAGYAEVVKTALIAGGPLWARVRQGGEPDAETIVGCLRTKLAVVAEDERDAGRRQVLNLGHTVGHAIESATGYARYRHGEAIAVGLLCALRLSGREALRAEVAELLSSHGLPTAFGGASPGEVVALVERDKKRAGGRVPFVLLHAPGKVTPGHEVAPDALRAAVEEVHAR; this is encoded by the coding sequence GTGGAAGCGCTAGAAGCCGCCGCCTCGCCCGGCCGCCGCGCGCTCGTCTTCATCGGCTTCATGGGCGCCGGCAAGTCGTCCGCCGCGCGCAGCGTGGCCGCCGAGCTGGGCACGCAGCCGCTGGACTCCGACCGCGAGCTGGAGCGGGACCTGGGGGAGACCATCGAGGCGTTCTTCGACCGCGAGGGCGAGCCGGCCTTCCGCGCCCGCGAGGAGGAGACGGTGCTGCGCCTGCTCTCGCACCCGGACGCCGGCGTGATGGCGCTCGGCGGCGGCGCGCTGGCGTCCGAGCGCGTGCGCGAGGCGCTGCGCGATCACGTGGTGGTCGAGCTCGAGGTGGATCCCGACGACGCCTGGCGCAGGGCGTCGGGCAAGGGCCGCCCGCTGGCGCGCGACCGCGGCCGCTTCGACCAGCTGCACGCCGACCGCCGCACGCTCTATGCCTCGGTGGCCGACGCCTCGCTGCCCGCCGGCGACATCAACGAGGCGCGCCGGGCGCTGCCCGCTCTGCTCGCGCTGCGCGACGCGCCGCGGGGCACGCGGCTGGTGTGGGCGCTCGCCGCGTCCGGCGACTACCCCGTGTTCGTGGGCGAGGGGCTCGTGCGCTCCGGGTTCGCCTGGCCCGGCGACGGGCGCCGCTTCGTGGTGACCGACGAGACGGTGGCCCGCCATCACGAGGTGGAGGGAGACTGGCGCGTGGCCATCCCGCCGGGCGAGACCGGGAAGACCATGGCCCGGGCGGAGACGGTGCTGCGCGAGATGGCCCGCGCCGGGGTGGAGCGCGGCGACCTCGTGGTGGCCGTGGGTGGCGGCGTGGTGGGCGATCTCGCCGGCTTCTGCGCCGCGCTGTACCAGCGCGGCATGCGCCACGTGCAGGTGCCCACCTCGCTCGTCGCGCAGGTGGACTCGGCCTATGGCGGCAAGACCGGCGTGGACCTCCCCGAGGCCAAGAACTACGCGGGCGCGTATCACCAGCCGAGCGCGGTCATCGTCGACCCCTCGGTGCTCGCCACCCTCCCGCCCGAGGAGCGCGCGGCGGGCTACGCGGAGGTGGTCAAGACCGCCCTGATAGCCGGCGGGCCGTTGTGGGCCCGGGTGCGCCAGGGCGGCGAGCCCGACGCCGAGACGATCGTGGGCTGCCTGCGCACCAAGCTCGCGGTGGTGGCGGAGGACGAGCGCGATGCCGGTCGCCGCCAGGTGCTCAACCTCGGGCACACGGTGGGGCACGCCATCGAGTCGGCCACCGGCTACGCGCGCTACCGCCACGGCGAGGCCATCGCCGTCGGCCTGCTCTGCGCGCTCAGGCTGTCCGGCCGCGAGGCGCTGCGCGCAGAGGTGGCCGAGCTGCTCTCCTCGCACGGGCTGCCCACGGCCTTCGGCGGCGCGTCGCCCGGCGAGGTCGTCGCGCTGGTGGAGCGCGACAAGAAGCGTGCGGGCGGCCGGGTGCCGTTCGTCCTCCTGCATGCCCCGGGCAAGGTCACGCCGGGCCACGAGGTCGCGCCGGACGCGCTGCGAGCCGCCGTGGAGGAGGTGCACGCGCGATGA
- a CDS encoding type II 3-dehydroquinate dehydratase: MKRRVRVLNGVNLDQLGRRDRVHYGEGSLTDLEFKVGRFARELDLDVSFEQTNHEGEFCEWLHDASQTADGIVLNPGAWTHYSWAIHDALELCGLPAVEVHLSAVDEREEWRRVSVIRDLCIDTVQGEGVDGYRRAFELLKEAFAA; the protein is encoded by the coding sequence ATGAAGCGGCGCGTGCGCGTGCTCAACGGGGTCAACCTCGACCAGCTGGGGCGCCGGGACCGCGTCCACTACGGCGAAGGCTCGCTCACCGACCTCGAGTTCAAGGTGGGCCGCTTCGCCCGCGAGCTCGACCTCGACGTGAGCTTCGAGCAGACCAACCACGAGGGCGAGTTCTGCGAGTGGCTGCACGACGCCTCGCAGACGGCCGACGGCATCGTGCTCAACCCCGGGGCGTGGACGCACTACTCCTGGGCCATCCACGACGCGCTCGAGCTCTGCGGCCTGCCCGCGGTGGAGGTCCACCTGTCAGCCGTGGACGAGCGCGAGGAGTGGCGGCGCGTGTCGGTCATCCGCGACCTCTGCATCGACACTGTGCAGGGCGAGGGCGTGGACGGCTATCGCCGCGCGTTCGAGCTGCTGAAGGAGGCGTTCGCGGCGTGA
- a CDS encoding Xaa-Pro peptidase family protein, whose amino-acid sequence MRGDRLAQALAERELDALVVTTTTNVRWLTGFTGSNGVAVVGAGQRDFITDFRYTDQAAAQVEGFDRIQGERSLVDDAAKRLSGRVGFEDAHLSVRTHGKLAELAEGVELVPAGDLLEELRAVKDPAEVDAIRAAAALADDALEAVVLARGLAGRSEREVALELEAEMRRRGAEDPSFPSIIAAGPHGARPHAEPRDVEIPSGTLVVCDWGARLDGYCSDCTRTLASGPLEGEMEAVYELVRDAQAAAVEAVRPGAACRDVDSVAREPIAAAGHGDRFGHSLGHGVGLEVHEEPRLSQQSEGTLVAGNVVTVEPGVYVSGAFGVRIEDLVAVTGTGCEILSRLPKALTVPGA is encoded by the coding sequence GTGAGGGGCGATCGGCTGGCGCAGGCGCTCGCCGAGCGCGAGCTCGACGCGCTGGTCGTCACCACCACGACCAACGTGCGCTGGCTCACGGGCTTCACCGGCTCGAACGGAGTGGCCGTGGTCGGCGCCGGGCAGCGCGACTTCATCACCGATTTCCGCTACACCGACCAGGCCGCGGCGCAGGTCGAGGGCTTCGACCGCATCCAGGGCGAGCGGTCGTTGGTCGACGACGCCGCCAAGCGCCTGTCGGGGCGGGTCGGGTTCGAGGACGCGCACCTGTCCGTGCGCACTCACGGGAAGCTGGCGGAGCTGGCCGAGGGGGTGGAGCTGGTGCCGGCGGGCGACCTGCTGGAGGAGCTGCGCGCCGTCAAGGACCCCGCCGAGGTCGACGCCATCCGCGCCGCCGCCGCGCTCGCCGACGACGCGCTCGAGGCGGTCGTGCTCGCGCGCGGCCTGGCAGGTCGCAGCGAGCGCGAGGTGGCCCTCGAGCTCGAGGCGGAGATGCGCCGGCGCGGGGCAGAGGATCCGTCGTTCCCCTCGATCATCGCGGCGGGCCCGCACGGCGCCCGCCCGCACGCCGAGCCGCGCGACGTCGAGATCCCCTCGGGCACGCTGGTCGTCTGCGACTGGGGCGCGCGGCTCGACGGCTACTGCTCGGACTGCACGCGCACGCTCGCCAGCGGCCCGCTCGAGGGGGAGATGGAGGCGGTCTACGAGCTGGTGCGGGACGCGCAGGCCGCGGCGGTGGAGGCGGTGCGCCCGGGCGCCGCGTGCCGCGACGTGGACTCCGTGGCGCGCGAGCCCATCGCCGCAGCCGGGCACGGCGATCGGTTCGGTCACTCGCTCGGGCACGGCGTGGGGCTGGAGGTGCACGAGGAGCCGCGGCTGTCGCAGCAGTCCGAGGGCACGCTCGTCGCGGGGAACGTCGTGACCGTCGAGCCGGGCGTCTACGTGAGCGGCGCGTTCGGCGTGCGGATCGAGGACCTCGTGGCGGTCACCGGAACGGGCTGCGAGATCCTCAGCCGCCTGCCCAAGGCGCTCACGGTCCCCGGCGCGTAG
- a CDS encoding alanine--glyoxylate aminotransferase family protein — protein sequence MSAAIPHRLLLGSGPSPVPERVLRALALPTIGHLDPAFGEVMDETAALLRRTFRTENRATLPVSGTGSGGMDALVVNFVAPGDRVVVGVNGLFGERLADSIGRAGATAVRVEAEWGRAIEPERLVAAATDGLDAMVVVHGETSTGACQPLDGLAEACRERGALLLVDCVTSLAGQPLDLDEAGVDAAFSGTQKCLNCPPGLAPFSAGERAIAKLLARDDQPRSWYFDLSLVLGYWEGDGGRAYHHTAPINMVYALREALAIVHEEGLEPRWRRHARAHEALRGALAVLGFERLAPAGEQLHPLLAVRVPDGVDDAGVRRRLLLEHGIEISGGLGPLAGRAWRIGVMGIGAEEEPQRRLVSALAALLGRDPADALAALADGWA from the coding sequence GTGAGCGCCGCCATCCCCCACCGACTGCTGCTGGGCTCGGGCCCAAGCCCCGTGCCCGAGCGGGTGCTGCGGGCGCTGGCGCTGCCCACCATCGGCCATCTCGACCCCGCGTTCGGCGAGGTCATGGACGAGACGGCCGCTCTGCTGCGGCGCACGTTCCGGACCGAGAACCGCGCCACGCTGCCGGTGTCCGGCACCGGCAGCGGCGGCATGGACGCTCTCGTGGTCAACTTCGTCGCTCCCGGCGACCGGGTCGTGGTGGGCGTCAACGGGCTCTTCGGCGAGCGCCTGGCGGACTCCATCGGACGCGCCGGCGCCACCGCCGTGCGCGTGGAGGCGGAGTGGGGGCGGGCCATCGAGCCGGAGCGGCTGGTGGCCGCCGCGACGGACGGCCTCGACGCGATGGTGGTCGTCCACGGGGAGACCTCCACCGGCGCCTGCCAGCCGCTCGACGGCCTGGCCGAGGCGTGTCGCGAGCGCGGCGCGCTGCTGTTGGTCGACTGCGTCACCTCGCTGGCCGGGCAGCCGCTCGACCTCGACGAGGCAGGCGTGGACGCCGCCTTCAGCGGCACCCAGAAGTGCCTCAACTGCCCGCCGGGCCTGGCGCCGTTCAGCGCCGGCGAGCGCGCCATCGCCAAGCTCCTCGCCCGCGACGACCAGCCGCGCAGCTGGTACTTCGACCTCTCCCTCGTGCTCGGCTACTGGGAGGGCGACGGGGGCCGCGCCTATCACCACACCGCCCCGATCAACATGGTCTACGCGCTGCGCGAGGCGCTGGCGATCGTGCACGAGGAGGGCCTGGAGCCGCGCTGGCGCCGCCACGCCCGCGCGCACGAGGCGCTTCGCGGCGCCCTGGCCGTGCTCGGCTTCGAGCGACTCGCCCCGGCGGGGGAGCAGCTCCACCCGCTGCTGGCGGTGCGGGTTCCGGACGGCGTGGACGACGCGGGCGTCCGGCGCCGCCTGCTGCTGGAGCACGGCATCGAGATCTCCGGCGGCCTGGGCCCCCTCGCCGGCCGGGCCTGGCGCATCGGCGTGATGGGGATCGGCGCGGAGGAGGAGCCCCAGCGGCGCCTGGTCTCCGCCCTGGCGGCGTTGCTCGGCCGCGATCCCGCGGACGCCCTCGCCGCTCTGGCCGACGGATGGGCCTAG
- a CDS encoding DNA polymerase Y family protein produces MIVCVLILRFSLRGALGGAGLPVGEPAALAPEAGREQSIGEVSQAAEGFGVAPGMRVGEAIARCPGLRLIPPDPEGVRTLWAKTLDRLESVGAAVESDAAGTAFFEAQGLRGIHGGSLEGVLAATRRALEKPAPRLGAAPSRFCAYAAARANRPRKGARVVRTTEAPGFLAPLPVALLRERPELAWLPETLMRLGVRTLGELAALPRTAVAERFGHPGLFALRLAQGEDTPLDPRRPPEPVAERLELPEAASGIQLERALELLVGRVLARPERRGRTLRSLALSARFVAGGTWRTRVTLRQASADGGRIRLALGPRLAELPAPADTIGLEVEAFGPPAHDQSRLLDDGRAARRRRLDEAVRQARQAAGPDAAMRLLEVDPDSRVPERRNLLMPFESADPSSPHPHGASGSTSYEGGE; encoded by the coding sequence GTGATCGTCTGCGTGCTCATCCTCCGCTTCTCCCTCCGTGGCGCGCTCGGCGGAGCGGGGCTGCCGGTGGGCGAGCCGGCGGCGCTCGCGCCCGAGGCCGGGCGGGAGCAGAGCATCGGCGAGGTGTCGCAGGCAGCGGAGGGCTTCGGCGTCGCGCCGGGCATGCGCGTGGGGGAGGCCATCGCGCGCTGTCCGGGCCTGCGGCTCATCCCGCCCGACCCCGAGGGCGTGCGGACGCTGTGGGCCAAGACGCTCGACCGGCTCGAGAGCGTCGGAGCGGCGGTGGAGTCGGACGCCGCGGGCACGGCGTTCTTCGAGGCGCAGGGGCTGCGCGGCATCCACGGCGGCAGTCTCGAGGGGGTGCTCGCCGCCACCCGCCGCGCGCTCGAGAAGCCGGCACCGCGGCTCGGCGCCGCGCCCAGCCGCTTCTGCGCGTACGCCGCCGCGCGCGCCAACCGCCCGCGCAAGGGCGCCCGGGTCGTGCGCACCACCGAGGCGCCGGGCTTCCTCGCCCCGCTGCCGGTGGCGCTGCTGCGCGAGCGTCCCGAGCTCGCCTGGCTGCCGGAGACGCTCATGCGGCTCGGCGTGCGCACGCTCGGCGAGCTGGCGGCGCTGCCCCGCACGGCGGTCGCCGAACGCTTCGGCCATCCCGGCCTGTTCGCGCTCCGGCTCGCGCAGGGGGAGGACACGCCACTCGATCCCCGGCGTCCGCCCGAGCCGGTGGCCGAGCGGCTGGAGCTGCCCGAGGCGGCTTCCGGCATCCAGCTCGAGCGGGCGCTCGAGCTGCTCGTGGGACGGGTGCTTGCGCGGCCCGAGCGCCGCGGCCGCACGCTGCGCTCGCTCGCCCTGTCCGCCCGCTTCGTGGCCGGTGGCACCTGGCGCACGCGGGTCACCCTGCGCCAGGCCTCGGCGGACGGCGGGCGCATCCGCCTCGCGCTCGGCCCGCGTCTCGCCGAGCTGCCCGCGCCGGCCGACACGATCGGCCTCGAGGTCGAGGCGTTCGGCCCGCCCGCGCACGACCAGTCCCGCCTGCTCGACGACGGCCGCGCCGCCCGCAGGCGCCGGCTCGACGAGGCGGTGCGCCAGGCCCGCCAGGCCGCCGGCCCGGACGCCGCCATGCGCCTGCTCGAGGTCGACCCGGACTCGCGCGTGCCCGAGCGCCGCAACCTGCTCATGCCCTTTGAATCGGCCGATCCCTCATCGCCGCACCCGCACGGCGCTTCAGGATCGACCTCGTACGAGGGGGGCGAATGA